The Desulfosporosinus acidiphilus SJ4 genome has a window encoding:
- the mobB gene encoding molybdopterin-guanine dinucleotide biosynthesis protein B: MDETLKKTLTPVISIVGGGSNSGKTTLLEKLIREAKQRGWRVGTLKHDIHGFDLDQPGKDSWRHAQAGADIVAISSPRKIAVMESVSEDQPLEKVIDRIQGVDVIFTEGYKSGDKPKIEVFRSSVHQKLFCRPEELLAIASDVSFDLGIPTFSLDDASGICDLIESLYGIEVR; encoded by the coding sequence ATGGACGAAACCTTAAAGAAAACTTTAACTCCTGTAATATCTATCGTCGGCGGTGGCTCTAATTCAGGAAAGACAACCCTACTGGAAAAATTAATTCGCGAGGCGAAGCAGCGGGGTTGGAGAGTAGGAACCCTGAAACATGACATCCATGGTTTTGATCTGGATCAGCCGGGCAAGGATTCCTGGCGGCATGCTCAGGCCGGGGCAGATATCGTGGCAATAAGCTCACCCCGAAAAATCGCAGTTATGGAAAGCGTCAGTGAAGATCAGCCCCTTGAAAAGGTCATTGACAGAATTCAAGGTGTCGATGTGATCTTTACAGAGGGTTATAAGTCAGGGGACAAACCAAAGATTGAAGTCTTCCGCTCATCGGTACACCAAAAGCTCTTTTGTCGGCCGGAAGAGCTGCTAGCTATTGCCAGTGATGTATCGTTTGATCTTGGAATTCCGACGTTTAGTTTAGACGATGCCTCGGGGATTTGTGATCTAATAGAGTCTCTCTATGGGATTGAAGTAAGATAG
- a CDS encoding molybdopterin molybdotransferase MoeA has product MKVMIELEEAKEMVLKATKPVEHEIISLVNAFQRVLAQDISAPMDMPPFDRSPLDGYAYQATGLEDMPLLLRVVSEIPAGTFSERRIMTGEAARIYTGAPIPPGANCVIRQEDTERDGDQIKIARPLMAGQNVVRRGEEIKEGELLLKQGFYLTPPAIGLLAAVGWDQITVYKRPRVGLLSTGSELMDVGQPLLPSKIYNSNNYTLRGMLQNAGCEVISIPIVSDQIEDTLAALEKMADTDMVISTGGASVGNFDIMRHALAQFGCEMFFWKVNLKPGTAASVGLKGQKLFFSLSGNPAAAAVTYELLVRPALRKLAGHSCFENKGILVKMANGFAKGGRQRRFLRARAVFKDGEVWADLASAQGSGVLRSMIGSQLLVDVPANHGPVNPGEILQANWIEAWEN; this is encoded by the coding sequence ATGAAAGTTATGATTGAGTTAGAAGAAGCTAAGGAAATGGTTTTGAAGGCAACTAAGCCTGTGGAACATGAGATAATTTCCCTAGTCAATGCTTTTCAGAGAGTGTTAGCCCAGGATATAAGTGCGCCGATGGATATGCCTCCCTTTGATCGTTCTCCCTTGGATGGCTATGCTTATCAAGCTACGGGGTTAGAAGATATGCCTCTGCTATTAAGGGTAGTGAGTGAAATTCCAGCGGGGACTTTTTCAGAGCGAAGAATTATGACCGGAGAGGCTGCAAGGATCTATACGGGTGCACCAATCCCTCCCGGGGCAAATTGCGTAATACGCCAGGAAGATACGGAACGTGATGGTGATCAGATAAAAATCGCGCGTCCTCTAATGGCCGGCCAAAATGTTGTGCGCCGCGGAGAGGAGATTAAGGAAGGAGAACTTCTTCTAAAGCAAGGTTTTTATTTGACTCCCCCGGCGATTGGCCTCCTGGCAGCGGTGGGTTGGGATCAAATTACGGTATATAAACGGCCGCGCGTCGGTTTACTTTCTACCGGGTCTGAACTCATGGATGTTGGTCAGCCCCTGCTTCCTTCGAAGATCTATAACAGCAACAATTATACACTGCGCGGTATGCTTCAAAATGCCGGGTGCGAGGTTATCTCAATTCCTATTGTTTCCGATCAAATTGAAGATACATTAGCTGCTTTAGAAAAAATGGCAGATACAGATATGGTGATTTCAACCGGAGGAGCATCTGTAGGGAATTTTGATATTATGCGGCATGCTCTTGCCCAATTTGGATGCGAAATGTTTTTCTGGAAGGTCAATCTAAAACCCGGAACTGCTGCCTCTGTAGGGCTCAAAGGGCAGAAATTATTTTTTTCTCTTTCGGGAAATCCAGCTGCCGCCGCAGTAACCTATGAACTCTTAGTACGCCCGGCCTTGCGTAAGTTGGCAGGTCATTCATGTTTCGAGAATAAAGGGATTTTAGTCAAAATGGCTAATGGTTTTGCTAAGGGAGGAAGGCAACGGCGTTTTTTAAGAGCCAGGGCAGTGTTTAAAGACGGAGAAGTATGGGCGGATTTGGCGTCTGCCCAAGGATCAGGAGTTCTTCGTTCCATGATTGGCAGTCAACTGCTGGTAGACGTGCCGGCAAATCACGGTCCGGTGAATCCGGGAGAAATATTGCAGGCAAATTGGATAGAAGCTTGGGAGAATTAA
- a CDS encoding flagellar assembly protein A, which translates to MPEEVVQGSSLEEIKQEWVSKLKLSEEEITVEVLEKPRFLSRKWKVRLTWNEKIDQAPEDSHLISTQVTRVEDKYKFIFGEGVKRFAPFTRAGEVNLNGKLQDKPFYVNQGDEVEFYPYEQSGQLTWELEVRKQGLVVAAKVKHELPGRYLLPDELLTQEIFDLAQFARWETLSNGNNEWDEAKLNSDLDQLKVVYGRRPQCWTEIMSVEGTGEVIVAEATLPVPPQHAKLEDFVGDPQKNVVSEDDDKIDFFASKVKLVEEGTVLARKIPGEPGIPGKDVFGKELGAAAVKDFQFRVKKNAHLTEDGLEVIASCSGQPVRVDEKTYMVENVFVQNQDVDLATGSIDFPGDVYVNGNVQDGLHIFAGGKIEIKGSVSRAEIRAEKGAQIYGNIMGGKTFIGEKFVARSELLRTLTDMKEQLSSCLANTAALIKASGASNLKPGQCLKLILEKQYTNLPKLCTRIEKFIIDHKDDDMVSEGLIVTIQTAKRFLVGLGPLELQSVPALQRVDQALGQYVENMSVEIPEKITLEVAYLQGANVECGGSFKCSKGIYNSEIHIVEDVIIEGVCRGGKIFAGGNAKINELGGSGVSATYVQIGSDSRLSVSYCHQNVVVTVGKEIIQIEEDCKQLEIYRENGRVQVEKLKANPM; encoded by the coding sequence AAGGTGCGATTAACCTGGAACGAAAAGATAGATCAAGCTCCCGAAGATTCTCATTTAATATCTACGCAAGTTACTCGAGTTGAGGATAAATATAAATTTATTTTTGGTGAAGGGGTTAAAAGATTTGCACCCTTTACACGGGCCGGAGAAGTCAATCTGAATGGTAAACTCCAGGACAAGCCTTTTTATGTCAACCAGGGTGATGAGGTGGAATTTTATCCTTATGAACAAAGCGGACAATTAACGTGGGAATTAGAAGTTCGTAAACAAGGATTGGTCGTTGCGGCGAAAGTAAAGCATGAACTACCGGGACGTTATCTGCTTCCGGATGAACTTCTGACCCAGGAAATTTTTGATTTAGCGCAATTTGCTCGTTGGGAGACCTTGTCCAACGGCAACAATGAATGGGACGAAGCAAAGTTGAATTCGGACTTGGATCAATTGAAGGTTGTCTATGGACGTCGACCTCAGTGCTGGACGGAGATTATGTCCGTTGAAGGAACCGGTGAGGTTATTGTGGCTGAAGCCACCCTGCCGGTTCCGCCACAGCACGCTAAGCTGGAAGACTTTGTGGGCGATCCTCAGAAAAATGTTGTTTCTGAGGATGATGATAAAATTGATTTCTTCGCTTCTAAAGTTAAATTGGTTGAAGAAGGGACTGTCCTTGCTCGCAAAATACCGGGAGAACCGGGAATACCAGGCAAAGATGTTTTTGGCAAAGAACTTGGTGCAGCTGCTGTTAAAGATTTTCAATTCCGAGTGAAGAAGAATGCTCATCTTACGGAGGATGGGCTTGAGGTGATCGCCTCATGCTCGGGACAGCCAGTACGAGTGGACGAAAAGACATATATGGTCGAAAATGTTTTTGTACAGAATCAAGATGTTGATTTGGCAACCGGGAGTATTGATTTTCCCGGAGATGTTTACGTTAATGGTAATGTTCAAGATGGGCTTCATATTTTTGCGGGAGGAAAAATTGAAATCAAGGGTTCGGTATCCCGTGCGGAAATAAGGGCTGAAAAAGGTGCTCAAATATACGGAAATATTATGGGCGGCAAGACCTTTATCGGAGAGAAATTTGTTGCTCGTTCAGAACTTCTCCGCACTTTGACCGATATGAAGGAACAACTAAGCAGCTGTTTGGCCAATACGGCTGCCTTGATAAAGGCATCAGGGGCGAGTAATCTAAAACCTGGCCAATGTCTGAAGCTGATTTTGGAAAAGCAATATACCAATCTCCCTAAACTGTGTACACGAATTGAGAAATTTATAATAGATCACAAAGATGACGATATGGTTTCTGAAGGACTCATTGTTACGATTCAAACAGCGAAACGGTTTTTAGTCGGTTTGGGACCTCTTGAACTACAATCGGTGCCGGCCTTGCAGCGAGTTGACCAAGCTTTGGGACAGTACGTAGAAAATATGTCAGTTGAGATTCCGGAAAAGATCACCCTTGAAGTTGCTTATTTGCAAGGAGCAAACGTTGAATGCGGCGGTTCATTTAAGTGTTCAAAAGGAATTTACAACTCTGAAATTCATATTGTGGAAGATGTCATCATTGAAGGCGTATGCCGGGGAGGGAAAATCTTTGCCGGAGGTAATGCTAAGATCAATGAATTAGGCGGCTCAGGAGTCAGTGCTACCTACGTTCAAATAGGCTCCGACAGTCGTCTTTCTGTGTCTTATTGCCATCAAAATGTGGTCGTGACCGTTGGTAAAGAAATTATACAAATCGAAGAAGATTGCAAACAACTGGAAATTTACCGAGAGAATGGTCGGGTTCAAGTCGAAAAACTCAAGGCGAATCCCATGTAA